A single region of the bacterium genome encodes:
- a CDS encoding tetratricopeptide repeat protein has product MHRLSHVFGLTLLLGVVSLAGAQDADLPWRSRDCNVHWSGCNWMWLNTHIQAWLTGPDGNDPGPDGASHFKVQNDSKYPCYVSGTAIGIGSGSAAGLVEAGRTRLISLAIPHDKDHPITLITVSFKWVDEAAAEEAARRRAEEERKRQEEEQKRQEEEKKKAEEQRQRQAEEARRQAAAAAQQQAQQAAAQRAQQTETVRQILLQSQQRLQNINQGAEAIAQLITGYNPNRRLTEAEWKDRMQRGYQANDLRAEGDYLYEIGCLDAAMAQYNAALALRDDHDDSYFGRGRVLYDRGEYDEAIAQFTAALKACRYPTGQVEYYCWRARSYLQKGDFGKCLTDCGKVIKLDAKNEYHRLPEAYSLRGTAYALQGKPDLALKDHDQAVQMRPTQEIRLRRARHYISVARYADAIADCSAPIAECLDSKDLDEVPHEVADAYYTRGVARLLAGDATEAKRDAQRSRQYGVADDWYDLYQKVGLPSAPDQAQAEALIRLGGRLYDNGFRNNDRDKAPALFAKAAELCPTSALPRLCHARSMITLDWDQHYADYDAAVRADPDCALARLLRGREICGTERWSEGIADLTRAMELDPELASSATYCTRASAWRSRGNLDAAVDDYTAALRLDATSIDAYFGRGEALRQKGSMEAALSDLNEAIRLAPKHDWALASRGAVYLAKGDTAHALADLNEAIRLRPKYPWAQYVRAAVYLRQGDQTAARADAMAAKQQRYTSDWLQVYQTLGL; this is encoded by the coding sequence ATGCATCGCCTCAGTCATGTGTTTGGCCTCACGCTGTTGTTGGGTGTGGTTAGTCTTGCGGGGGCGCAGGACGCCGACTTGCCGTGGCGTTCGCGGGACTGCAACGTCCATTGGAGCGGCTGCAACTGGATGTGGCTCAACACCCACATCCAGGCCTGGCTCACCGGTCCGGACGGCAACGACCCGGGCCCTGACGGCGCCAGTCACTTCAAAGTGCAGAACGACTCGAAGTACCCGTGCTACGTCTCCGGCACGGCCATCGGCATCGGCAGCGGGAGCGCCGCCGGCCTGGTCGAGGCGGGCCGCACCCGCCTGATCTCCCTGGCCATCCCCCACGACAAGGACCACCCGATTACGCTGATTACCGTCAGCTTCAAGTGGGTGGACGAGGCCGCCGCCGAGGAGGCCGCGCGCAGACGCGCCGAGGAGGAACGCAAACGCCAGGAAGAGGAGCAGAAGCGCCAGGAAGAGGAGAAGAAGAAGGCTGAGGAGCAGCGCCAGCGCCAGGCCGAGGAGGCCCGGCGGCAGGCCGCGGCCGCGGCCCAACAGCAGGCCCAACAGGCGGCGGCCCAACGCGCGCAGCAGACTGAGACAGTCCGCCAGATACTCCTGCAGTCCCAACAGCGCCTCCAGAACATCAACCAGGGCGCCGAGGCCATCGCCCAGCTCATCACCGGCTACAACCCCAACCGCCGGCTGACCGAAGCCGAGTGGAAGGACAGGATGCAGCGCGGCTACCAGGCGAACGACCTGCGCGCGGAGGGAGACTACCTCTACGAGATCGGCTGCCTCGACGCCGCGATGGCGCAGTACAACGCGGCCCTGGCCCTACGGGATGACCATGATGACTCCTACTTCGGCAGAGGGCGTGTCCTGTACGACCGCGGTGAATATGACGAAGCCATCGCGCAGTTCACAGCGGCGCTCAAGGCGTGCAGGTACCCCACCGGTCAGGTTGAGTACTACTGCTGGCGGGCCAGGAGCTACCTGCAGAAGGGGGACTTCGGCAAGTGCCTCACCGACTGCGGCAAGGTCATCAAGCTGGACGCCAAGAACGAGTACCACCGGCTGCCGGAAGCCTACAGCTTGCGTGGCACAGCCTATGCACTGCAGGGCAAGCCTGACCTGGCCCTCAAGGACCACGACCAGGCAGTCCAGATGCGACCCACGCAGGAGATCCGCCTCCGGCGCGCCCGGCACTACATTAGCGTCGCCCGCTACGCCGACGCGATTGCCGACTGCTCCGCACCCATCGCGGAGTGTCTTGACAGCAAGGACCTCGACGAGGTCCCCCACGAGGTGGCGGACGCCTACTACACGCGGGGTGTGGCGCGACTGCTGGCCGGTGACGCCACCGAGGCCAAGCGGGATGCGCAGCGCAGCCGGCAGTACGGTGTCGCCGATGACTGGTATGATCTGTACCAGAAAGTCGGCCTCCCGAGCGCGCCCGACCAGGCCCAGGCCGAGGCGCTCATCCGACTCGGCGGGCGCCTCTACGACAACGGTTTCCGGAACAACGACCGGGATAAGGCGCCGGCGCTGTTCGCCAAGGCGGCGGAGCTGTGCCCGACCAGCGCCCTGCCCCGTCTGTGCCATGCGCGCAGCATGATCACCCTCGACTGGGACCAGCACTACGCCGATTATGACGCCGCGGTGCGGGCCGATCCCGACTGCGCGCTGGCCCGGCTGCTGCGCGGGAGGGAGATCTGCGGTACCGAGCGCTGGTCAGAGGGGATCGCGGACCTCACGCGCGCCATGGAACTCGACCCGGAGCTGGCCTCGAGTGCGACCTACTGCACGAGGGCGAGTGCCTGGAGGTCTCGCGGCAACCTGGACGCGGCCGTTGACGACTACACGGCCGCCCTGCGGCTCGATGCCACGAGCATTGATGCGTACTTCGGCCGCGGCGAGGCGCTCCGGCAGAAGGGCAGCATGGAAGCGGCGCTCAGCGATCTGAACGAGGCGATCCGTCTGGCCCCCAAGCACGACTGGGCCCTGGCCTCACGCGGGGCCGTGTACCTGGCGAAGGGCGATACCGCCCACGCCCTGGCTGACCTGAACGAGGCCATCCGACTGCGCCCCAAGTACCCGTGGGCCCAGTATGTCCGCGCCGCCGTGTACCTGCGCCAGGGCGACCAAACGGCTGCCCGCGCGGACGCCATGGCCGCCAAGCAGCAGCGCTACACCAGCGACTGGCTGCAGGTGTATCAGACCCTCGGCCTGTAG
- a CDS encoding inorganic phosphate transporter, with amino-acid sequence MLDPLLIAIVVAALAFDFINGFHDTANAIATSVLTKALTIPAAILMAAVLNFAGAFVSEAVAGTIGRGIVDPAAITHGVVLAALIGAIAWNLITWYYGLPSSSSHALIGGVIGAAGLSQFRWLQADGTLTWSLHYGVFKPAGLEKIVIALVLSPIAGYIGGFFIMVLLLWLFRRATPYKLNHWFRYLQVGSAAFMAFSHGGNDAQKSMGIISMALLSGGFISSFHIPTWVKIACAGAMALGTAFGGWRIIKTIGRNVMELKFIHGFAAETAAALVIQTATHVGAPISTTHVISSSIMGVGSSRRLSSVRWKVAGNIVTAWVLTIPASAGLAMLAYWVMASLGYQGLQ; translated from the coding sequence ATGCTTGATCCGCTGTTGATCGCCATTGTCGTGGCGGCACTGGCTTTCGACTTCATCAACGGCTTCCACGACACCGCCAACGCGATCGCGACCTCAGTCCTGACGAAGGCGCTGACCATTCCGGCGGCCATCCTGATGGCGGCGGTGCTGAACTTCGCGGGGGCCTTCGTGTCCGAGGCGGTGGCCGGGACGATCGGGAGGGGGATCGTGGACCCGGCGGCCATCACGCACGGGGTGGTGCTCGCGGCCCTGATCGGGGCCATCGCCTGGAACCTGATCACCTGGTACTACGGCCTGCCCAGCAGCTCCTCCCACGCGCTGATCGGCGGGGTCATCGGGGCGGCCGGGCTGTCGCAGTTCCGCTGGCTGCAGGCCGACGGCACCCTCACGTGGAGCCTGCACTACGGGGTGTTCAAGCCGGCGGGCCTGGAGAAGATCGTGATCGCGTTGGTCCTGTCGCCGATTGCCGGGTACATCGGCGGCTTCTTCATCATGGTGCTGTTGCTGTGGCTGTTCCGCCGCGCGACGCCCTACAAGCTGAACCACTGGTTCCGGTACCTGCAGGTGGGGTCCGCCGCTTTCATGGCCTTCAGCCACGGGGGCAACGATGCGCAGAAGTCCATGGGCATCATCAGCATGGCGCTGCTGTCGGGCGGCTTCATCTCCAGCTTCCACATCCCGACATGGGTCAAGATCGCCTGTGCCGGCGCCATGGCGCTGGGGACGGCCTTCGGCGGCTGGCGGATCATCAAGACCATTGGCCGCAACGTGATGGAACTCAAGTTCATCCACGGCTTCGCCGCCGAGACAGCCGCGGCGCTGGTGATCCAGACGGCGACACACGTGGGCGCGCCCATCAGCACGACGCACGTGATCTCCTCCTCGATCATGGGGGTGGGCTCGTCGCGGCGGCTGAGTTCGGTGCGGTGGAAGGTGGCGGGGAACATCGTCACGGCGTGGGTGCTGACGATCCCGGCCTCGGCGGGCCTGGCGATGCTGGCCTACTGGGTCATGGCGTCGTTAGGGTACCAGGGGCTGCAGTGA
- a CDS encoding DUF47 family protein, whose translation MPQPPSKRRPLAGFQRVLGAFMPKEEDFFALFQELSDHALEAAATLKEVVDNFQRMPYAIGKIDEVEHASDEVVHGIVERLNTTFVTPMMLDREDIYRLAERLDDVADHVKGVIDRFRTYDIKEPTAYCQKIADLLLQATTVLRDNMHALHALQPGSSHYCATINELENRGDALLKEALGALFRETPDARDIIKWKDIYEMMEEALDTCEDAANLVEAVVVKNA comes from the coding sequence ATGCCCCAACCCCCGTCCAAGCGCCGCCCCCTGGCCGGCTTCCAGCGGGTGCTCGGCGCCTTCATGCCCAAGGAAGAGGACTTCTTCGCGCTGTTCCAGGAGCTGAGCGACCATGCGCTGGAGGCGGCCGCAACCCTGAAGGAAGTGGTGGACAACTTCCAGCGGATGCCGTACGCCATCGGCAAGATTGACGAGGTCGAGCACGCCAGCGATGAGGTCGTGCACGGCATTGTGGAGCGGTTGAATACCACCTTTGTTACGCCGATGATGCTGGACCGTGAGGACATCTACCGGTTGGCCGAGCGGCTGGATGATGTCGCGGACCACGTCAAGGGCGTGATTGACCGCTTCCGCACCTACGACATCAAGGAGCCGACGGCGTACTGCCAGAAGATTGCCGACCTGCTGCTGCAGGCGACGACGGTGCTGCGCGACAACATGCACGCCCTGCACGCCCTGCAGCCGGGCAGCAGCCATTACTGCGCCACGATCAACGAGCTGGAGAACCGGGGCGACGCGCTGCTGAAGGAGGCGCTCGGCGCGCTGTTCCGCGAGACGCCCGACGCGCGCGACATCATCAAGTGGAAGGATATCTACGAGATGATGGAGGAGGCGCTGGACACCTGCGAGGATGCGGCGAACCTCGTCGAGGCCGTGGTGGTCAAGAATGCTTGA
- a CDS encoding site-specific DNA-methyltransferase, whose protein sequence is MARKEWRDKNKLNDLSTRDWLLFQKSWFVHNPPPRQKGVLRHPAKFPETMIEEFIRFFTKAGQVVLDPMAGTGSTIIAAARTGRIGIGVELQDQYAQIAREWLAEELCRAGACTPPADSGVEASGGVQAPALQSRIITGDALRLGRLKLPPVDYCITSPPYWDMLRRQGFETQQKRAAADDLDMYYSDDEADLGNIADYDHFLRLLLRVYRQVAKVLRPGAYLTVIVKNVKKGGTIYPLAWDLGRGLGRFLTLKDEKIWCQDNQRLAPYGMGNAWVSNTMHHYCLNFRKDQP, encoded by the coding sequence TTGGCGCGCAAAGAATGGCGAGACAAGAACAAGCTCAACGACCTGAGCACCCGTGACTGGCTCCTGTTCCAAAAGAGCTGGTTCGTCCACAACCCCCCGCCGCGGCAGAAGGGCGTCCTGCGCCACCCGGCCAAGTTCCCCGAGACGATGATCGAGGAGTTCATCCGCTTCTTCACCAAGGCCGGGCAGGTCGTCCTGGACCCCATGGCCGGCACCGGCAGCACGATCATCGCCGCCGCCCGCACCGGCCGCATCGGCATCGGGGTGGAGTTGCAGGACCAATACGCACAGATCGCCCGCGAATGGCTGGCGGAGGAGCTCTGTAGGGCGGGGGCTTGTACCCCGCCTGCCGATAGCGGTGTCGAGGCATCGGGCGGGGTACAAGCCCCCGCCCTACAGTCCCGCATCATCACCGGCGACGCCCTCCGCCTCGGCCGCCTCAAGCTCCCGCCGGTTGACTACTGCATCACCTCCCCCCCATACTGGGACATGCTCCGTCGCCAGGGCTTCGAGACCCAGCAGAAGCGCGCCGCAGCGGACGATCTGGACATGTACTACTCCGACGACGAGGCCGACCTGGGTAACATCGCCGACTACGACCACTTCCTGCGCCTGCTGCTGCGGGTCTACCGCCAGGTGGCGAAGGTGCTGCGGCCCGGGGCCTACCTGACCGTCATCGTCAAGAACGTGAAGAAGGGCGGCACGATCTACCCGCTGGCCTGGGACCTGGGCCGGGGCCTCGGCCGCTTCCTGACGCTCAAGGACGAGAAGATCTGGTGCCAGGACAACCAGCGCCTCGCGCCCTACGGCATGGGCAACGCCTGGGTGTCCAACACGATGCACCACTACTGCCTGAACTTCCGGAAGGACCAGCCATGA
- a CDS encoding FAD-dependent oxidoreductase: protein MTVHVPAVAAPVAAEVDVLVCGGGLGGVAAATAAARAGARTLLVERNSTLGGVATAGMCCSIFNCYLTASGASGVTGLAVEVADRLAAAEGYGAKWRRHKGHIIYDLEAAKLELLELVEQAGAAVRLGGVVTGALTDGDNLRGVIVHTKHGPQALRARVVVDATGDADVAALAGTPLHRQERGLHTLCFRLGRVDVDAFVRYFAENPAEYAEHMDVDWTLPEALAQYEDCGTFLFPHGGGMQMTAFQQARRDGLLPETVGLQDQVDAAQMHALRRTGIVHVISGFTHFDGLDPDLITRSLNDGRRMVFILAEVYRRYIPGFADCFVASTADNLGVRASRYLDGDFVFTREMRQAGVRWPDAVGRLVGWDDAVRHHGKNAWGVQTMQDDSFDVPYRCLLPRRTEGLLMGAGRSVSAAEPFLLRTMVQTMVVGQGAGVAAAVAARAGVTPRAVPLADVQAELRRQGVAL from the coding sequence ATGACAGTGCACGTGCCGGCCGTCGCAGCGCCCGTCGCGGCGGAAGTGGATGTGCTGGTGTGTGGAGGCGGCCTGGGGGGCGTGGCCGCCGCGACCGCCGCCGCGCGCGCGGGGGCCCGCACGCTGCTGGTGGAGCGCAACAGCACTCTCGGCGGCGTCGCCACCGCCGGCATGTGCTGCTCGATCTTCAACTGCTACCTCACTGCCAGTGGTGCCTCGGGCGTGACCGGCCTCGCCGTCGAGGTCGCCGACCGCCTGGCTGCCGCCGAGGGCTATGGCGCGAAGTGGCGCCGCCACAAGGGCCACATCATCTACGACCTGGAAGCTGCCAAGCTGGAGTTGCTGGAGCTGGTCGAGCAGGCCGGAGCGGCGGTGCGCCTGGGCGGGGTCGTGACCGGCGCCCTCACCGACGGCGACAACCTCCGGGGCGTAATCGTCCATACCAAGCACGGCCCGCAGGCGCTGCGGGCCCGCGTGGTCGTGGATGCCACCGGCGATGCCGATGTGGCGGCCCTGGCGGGCACGCCGCTGCATCGCCAGGAGCGCGGCCTGCACACCCTCTGCTTCCGCCTGGGCCGGGTGGACGTGGACGCCTTCGTCCGCTACTTCGCCGAGAACCCCGCCGAATACGCCGAGCACATGGATGTGGACTGGACGCTGCCCGAGGCCCTCGCCCAGTACGAGGACTGCGGCACCTTCCTGTTCCCCCACGGCGGCGGGATGCAGATGACCGCCTTTCAGCAGGCCCGGCGCGACGGCCTGCTCCCGGAGACGGTCGGCCTGCAGGACCAGGTGGACGCCGCCCAGATGCACGCCCTACGTCGCACCGGCATCGTCCACGTCATCTCCGGCTTCACCCATTTCGACGGGCTGGACCCTGACCTCATCACCCGCAGCCTCAACGATGGCCGCCGTATGGTCTTCATCCTGGCCGAGGTCTATCGCCGCTACATCCCGGGCTTCGCCGACTGTTTCGTAGCCAGCACTGCCGACAACCTCGGCGTCCGCGCCTCGCGCTACCTCGACGGGGACTTCGTCTTCACCCGGGAGATGCGGCAGGCCGGGGTGCGCTGGCCCGACGCCGTCGGTCGCCTGGTCGGCTGGGATGACGCGGTGCGCCACCACGGCAAGAACGCCTGGGGCGTGCAGACCATGCAGGACGACAGCTTCGATGTGCCTTACCGCTGCCTGCTGCCGCGCCGCACCGAAGGCCTGCTCATGGGCGCCGGGCGCAGCGTCAGCGCCGCCGAGCCGTTCCTGCTGCGCACCATGGTGCAGACGATGGTGGTCGGCCAGGGCGCCGGCGTAGCGGCTGCCGTCGCGGCCCGCGCCGGAGTCACCCCGCGCGCGGTCCCGCTCGCGGACGTCCAGGCTGAGCTGCGACGCCAGGGGGTAGCGCTGTGA
- a CDS encoding glycosyltransferase family 4 protein, whose translation MAPRLRVAYLDHAVDVGGGAEEALVDLLRFLDRDFVEPRLIVAERTDWLRDVDLAEDEIVRFFPESGEVLERSRDTLGDSRSNLRSLRRSLGPVRGLAHLLRRHHVDIVHTNSLKTHVLGGLAARMARKPLVWDVRDILDPGPARRLLLQVARVTRPHIIAMSAAVGRFLEPAHCPTSVVHGGRSPEHFRQVPASDALRAELGLTPDNEVVTVIARLTPWKGHMVLLDAFRAVHVERPQARLLVVGAPTFWEETYLTELQERAAQLGCAEAIRWTGFRDDIPAILSLTDVMVLPSFNEPFGIVIVEAMIAGKPVIVCDSGGPPEIVEDGATGLIVPTRKVGPLADALVTLLSDPVRAHEMGRRGRKRAVEHFDIRRSVRDIEHIYRQIMAR comes from the coding sequence ATGGCCCCACGCCTCCGGGTCGCCTATCTCGACCACGCGGTGGATGTCGGCGGGGGCGCCGAAGAGGCCCTCGTGGACCTGCTGCGCTTCCTGGATCGCGACTTCGTCGAGCCCCGGCTGATCGTCGCCGAGCGCACCGACTGGCTACGCGACGTGGACCTCGCCGAGGACGAGATCGTGCGCTTCTTCCCCGAAAGCGGCGAGGTACTGGAGCGCTCGCGTGACACGCTGGGCGACTCGCGTTCGAACCTGCGCAGCCTGCGCCGCAGCCTCGGCCCCGTGCGCGGCCTGGCCCACCTCCTGCGCCGGCACCACGTGGACATCGTGCACACCAACTCGCTCAAGACGCACGTGCTCGGCGGCCTGGCGGCGCGGATGGCGCGCAAGCCCCTCGTCTGGGATGTGCGTGACATCCTCGATCCAGGCCCCGCCCGCCGCCTGCTGCTGCAGGTAGCGCGCGTGACGCGTCCTCACATCATCGCCATGTCGGCGGCCGTCGGCCGCTTCCTGGAGCCCGCGCACTGCCCGACCAGCGTCGTCCATGGCGGCCGTAGCCCCGAGCATTTCCGCCAGGTCCCCGCCTCGGACGCCCTGCGCGCCGAGCTGGGTCTCACGCCCGACAACGAGGTCGTGACCGTCATCGCCCGCCTCACCCCCTGGAAGGGCCACATGGTGCTCCTGGACGCCTTCCGGGCGGTGCATGTCGAGCGCCCGCAGGCGCGGCTGCTCGTCGTCGGCGCCCCGACCTTCTGGGAAGAGACCTACCTGACCGAACTCCAGGAGCGGGCCGCGCAGCTCGGCTGTGCCGAGGCCATTCGCTGGACCGGCTTCCGCGATGACATCCCCGCCATCCTGTCGCTGACGGATGTCATGGTGCTCCCCTCGTTCAACGAGCCCTTTGGCATCGTGATCGTCGAGGCCATGATCGCCGGCAAGCCGGTGATCGTGTGTGACTCGGGCGGCCCGCCGGAGATCGTGGAGGACGGCGCCACGGGCCTGATCGTCCCCACGCGCAAGGTCGGGCCGCTCGCCGATGCCCTGGTGACGCTCCTGTCGGATCCGGTCCGCGCCCACGAGATGGGCCGCCGCGGCCGCAAGCGTGCCGTCGAGCACTTCGACATCCGCCGCTCCGTGCGTGACATCGAGCACATCTACCGCCAGATCATGGCCCGCTAG
- a CDS encoding phosphoribosylanthranilate isomerase gives MSNTPLLKICGLTTIADLGHARRCGADFLGLVVERPGVARSVKLWQAERLARVAPRQTVAVVVSDHLDFLRQVAERLHPRALQIHSAHAASLASELRGLCPIWTAVGLPPRGEAAQAAEALEAIAAAATAGAEMIVLDTSVRGQTGGTGRTSDWEVAAEVVRRSPLPVLLAGGIGPDNAAEALARVRPAGLDASSRLEIAPGRKDPVAVRDLVRAVKA, from the coding sequence ATGTCCAACACACCCCTCCTCAAGATCTGCGGTCTCACCACCATCGCCGACCTCGGCCACGCCCGCCGCTGCGGCGCGGACTTCCTGGGCCTGGTCGTGGAGCGTCCGGGCGTGGCGCGCTCGGTGAAGCTGTGGCAGGCCGAGCGCCTGGCGCGCGTGGCGCCCCGGCAGACCGTGGCCGTGGTCGTCAGTGACCACCTGGACTTCCTGCGTCAGGTGGCCGAGCGCCTGCACCCGCGCGCCCTGCAGATCCACAGCGCCCACGCCGCCTCCCTGGCGTCCGAGTTGCGCGGCCTCTGCCCGATATGGACTGCGGTCGGCTTGCCGCCGCGGGGCGAAGCGGCGCAGGCAGCGGAGGCCCTGGAGGCCATCGCGGCGGCCGCCACGGCCGGGGCGGAGATGATCGTCCTCGACACCTCCGTCAGGGGGCAGACCGGCGGCACCGGCCGGACCTCGGACTGGGAGGTCGCGGCCGAGGTCGTCCGGCGCTCGCCGCTGCCGGTCCTGCTGGCCGGTGGGATCGGCCCGGACAACGCCGCCGAGGCCCTGGCGCGGGTGCGGCCGGCGGGGCTCGACGCCAGCAGTCGCTTGGAGATCGCCCCCGGCCGCAAGGACCCTGTCGCGGTCCGCGACCTCGTCCGCGCGGTCAAAGCATAG
- a CDS encoding DUF1559 domain-containing protein translates to MFRRGFTLIELLVVIAIIAILAAILFPVFAKAREKARQASCLANVKQMALGIMQYTQDYDEKVVPALIYAWGAGAGPVTNNSAFYDARNGFDLIYPYVKNVQMVYCPSGYTSGSTYAGNYGFNQAICVDARNPVTTPPISLGAITKPAECFMALDAGPYMCGYTNITAPNGNFWYIPGTAAGRSPTAGSYALTGFYATDYASGRHNQGVNVALADGHAKWFSGASLMNHPEYWAP, encoded by the coding sequence ATGTTCCGACGCGGCTTCACACTGATTGAGCTACTCGTGGTCATCGCCATTATCGCCATCCTGGCAGCCATCCTCTTCCCGGTCTTTGCCAAGGCGCGCGAGAAGGCCCGCCAGGCCAGTTGTCTGGCCAATGTCAAGCAGATGGCGCTGGGCATCATGCAGTACACGCAGGACTATGACGAGAAGGTCGTGCCGGCGCTGATCTACGCCTGGGGCGCCGGCGCCGGGCCGGTCACCAACAACTCCGCCTTCTACGACGCCCGCAACGGCTTCGACCTCATCTACCCGTACGTCAAGAACGTGCAGATGGTCTACTGCCCCTCCGGCTACACGAGCGGCTCGACCTATGCCGGCAACTACGGCTTCAACCAGGCCATCTGCGTGGATGCCCGCAACCCGGTCACCACACCCCCCATCAGTCTCGGCGCCATCACCAAGCCCGCCGAGTGCTTCATGGCTCTCGACGCCGGTCCGTACATGTGCGGCTACACCAACATCACCGCCCCAAACGGCAACTTCTGGTACATCCCCGGCACTGCCGCCGGCCGCAGCCCCACCGCCGGCTCGTATGCCCTGACGGGCTTCTACGCGACGGACTACGCCTCCGGCCGCCACAACCAGGGCGTCAATGTCGCCCTCGCCGACGGCCACGCCAAGTGGTTCTCCGGCGCCTCGCTGATGAACCACCCCGAGTACTGGGCGCCCTAG
- a CDS encoding pyridoxamine 5'-phosphate oxidase family protein, whose product MPMRRHDREIADRAAMDALLRRHQVLYLAMHDEGAPYVIPMSYGYDGECLYLHCAAEGRKIDLLRAHPQVAFAIEAEYEVKPGEVACGWGFAYASVTGEGVAEMVEDHEGKKHGLDVLMSHFTPEPQTYKDGGIEGTTVVRIRITSLTGKANG is encoded by the coding sequence ATGCCCATGCGCCGTCACGACCGCGAGATCGCCGACCGCGCCGCGATGGACGCCCTGCTGCGCCGCCACCAGGTCCTGTACCTGGCGATGCACGATGAGGGCGCCCCTTACGTCATCCCCATGAGCTACGGCTATGACGGGGAGTGCCTGTACCTCCATTGCGCCGCCGAGGGGCGCAAGATTGACCTGCTGCGGGCCCACCCGCAGGTGGCCTTCGCCATTGAGGCGGAGTATGAGGTCAAGCCCGGCGAGGTGGCCTGCGGCTGGGGCTTCGCCTACGCCAGTGTCACCGGCGAGGGGGTCGCGGAGATGGTCGAGGACCACGAGGGGAAGAAGCACGGCCTCGATGTGCTGATGAGCCACTTCACGCCCGAGCCACAGACGTACAAGGACGGCGGCATCGAGGGCACCACGGTCGTCCGCATTCGCATCACCTCCCTGACAGGCAAAGCCAACGGCTGA
- a CDS encoding ROK family protein, translated as MQVLGIDIGGTGIKGAPVDTDKGELMSERHRITTPDPSKPRAVADVIAKIVSHFVWTGPVGCTFPAVIKDGVAHTAANVDKEWIGTDAAGLIGDTTGCATVVLNDADAAGLAEMQFGAGRPERGVVMMLTFGTGIGTALFVERRLVPNLELGHMDVNGREGESVASDAARKRDDLSWEKWAQRAGEYIRALDALFWPDLFVIGGGISNKPEKWLSFIETRARVEVAQMRNEAGMIGAALAARRMSEGLPPTSLISD; from the coding sequence ATGCAGGTACTGGGCATAGACATCGGCGGCACGGGCATCAAGGGCGCTCCGGTGGACACGGACAAGGGTGAGCTGATGTCCGAGCGGCATCGCATCACTACGCCAGACCCCTCCAAGCCCAGGGCTGTTGCCGATGTCATCGCCAAGATCGTGTCGCACTTCGTCTGGACCGGGCCGGTCGGCTGCACCTTCCCGGCGGTCATCAAGGACGGCGTGGCGCACACGGCGGCGAACGTGGACAAGGAGTGGATCGGCACCGACGCGGCCGGGCTGATCGGCGACACGACGGGCTGCGCCACGGTCGTGCTCAACGATGCCGACGCCGCCGGACTGGCCGAGATGCAGTTCGGGGCCGGCCGGCCGGAGCGCGGGGTGGTGATGATGCTGACCTTCGGCACCGGCATCGGCACGGCGCTGTTTGTGGAGCGGCGGCTGGTGCCGAACCTGGAGCTGGGGCACATGGACGTCAACGGGCGCGAGGGGGAGAGCGTCGCCTCCGACGCGGCCCGCAAGCGCGACGACTTGAGCTGGGAGAAGTGGGCGCAGCGGGCCGGCGAGTACATCCGGGCGCTCGACGCACTCTTCTGGCCGGACCTGTTCGTCATCGGCGGGGGGATCAGCAACAAGCCGGAGAAGTGGCTGTCCTTCATCGAGACGCGGGCGCGGGTGGAGGTGGCGCAGATGCGGAACGAGGCGGGGATGATCGGCGCGGCGCTGGCCGCGCGCCGCATGTCTGAGGGACTGCCGCCGACGAGCCTCATCAGCGACTGA